From the Astatotilapia calliptera chromosome 6, fAstCal1.2, whole genome shotgun sequence genome, one window contains:
- the LOC113023989 gene encoding ATP-dependent RNA helicase DDX39A-like has protein sequence MSENNLDNELLDYEEDEEPQGVPESGTPANKKEVKGSYVSIHSSGFRDFLLKPELLRAIVDCGFEHPSEVQHECIPQAILGMDILCQAKSGMGKTAVFVLATLQQIEPVDGQVSVLVMCHTRELAFQISKEYERFSKYMPTVKVSVFFGGMAIKKDEEVLKKNCPHIVVGTPGRTLALIRNKTLSVKNIKHFVLDECDKMLEQLDMRRDVQEIFRLTPHEKQVMMFSATLSKEIRPVCRKFMQDPMEVFVDDETKLTLHGLQQYYCKLKDSEKNRKLFDLLDVLEFNQVVIFVKSVARCVALSQLLVEQNFPAIAIHRGMAQEERLSRYQQFKDFQRRILVATNLFGRGMDIERVNIVFNYDMPEDSDTYLHRVARAGRFGTKGLAVTFVSDESDAKTLNEVQDRFEVNVAELPEEIDISSYIEQSR, from the exons ATGTCAGAGAATAATCTTGATAATGAACTTCTGGATTATGAAGAGGATGAGGAGCCTCAGGGAGTCCCAGAGAGTGGGACCCCAGCAAATAAAAAGGAGGTGAAGGGGTCATATGTATCCATCCACAGCTCGGGATTCAGAGACTTTCTCCTCAAACCAGAGCTGCTCCGTGCCATCGTTGACTGTGGTTTTGAGCATCCCTCAGAAG TTCAACATGAATGCATCCCTCAAGCTATCCTGGGCATGGATATCCTGTGTCAGGCCAAGTCTGGTATGGGAAAgacagcagtgtttgtgctaGCCACCTTGCAGCAGATAGAACCTGTGGATGGTCAG GTGTCTGTCCTCGTGATGTGCCACACACGAGAGTTGGCATTCCAGATCAGCAAAGAGTACGAGCGCTTCTCCAAGTACATGCCCACTGTCAAGGTGTCAGTGTTCTTTGGTGGCATGGCTATCAAGAAGGATGAGGAAGTCCTGAAAAAGAACTGCCCTCACATTGTTGTGGGAACTCCAGGACGTACACTGGCCCTCATTCGTAACAAGACCCTCAGTGTGAAGAACATCAAACACTTTGTGCTTGATGAGTGTGATAAGATGCTGGAGCAGTTGG ACATGAGACGTGATGTCCAGGAAATCTTCCGACTGACGCCTCATGAGAAGCAAGTTATGATGTTCAGTGCAACTCTGAGCAAGGAGATCCGCCCCGTGTGCCGCAAGTTCATGCAGGAT CCGATGGAAGTGTTTGTGGATGATGAGACCAAGTTGACACTTCATGGTCTACAGCAGTATTACTGCAAGTTGAAGGACAGCGAGAAGAACCGAAAGCTGTTCGACCTGCTCGATGTGCTCGAGTTCAACCAG GTGGTGATCTTTGTGAAGTCTGTAGCTCGCTGTGTTGCTCTGTCCCAGCTACTGGTGGAGCAGAACTTCCCTGCTATAGCCATCCATAGGGGCATGGCGCAGGAAGAGAG GTTATCCCGATATCAGCAGTTCAAAGACTTCCAGCGGCGGATTTTGGTGGCAACCAACCTGTTCGGCCGTGGCATGGACATTGAACGAGTTAACATTGTCTTCAATTATGACATGCCAGAGGATTCTGACACATACCTTCACAGA GTGGCCCGTGCTGGCAGGTTTGGGACTAAAGGCCTGGCCGTCACCTTTGTGTCAGACGAGAGTGATGCCAAGACCCTGAATGAGGTTCAAGACCGCTTCGAGGTCAATGTAGCAGAGCTACCAGAAGAAATCGATATTTCTTCCTACA TTGAACAGTCCAGATGA